The following proteins come from a genomic window of Nostoc sp. ATCC 53789:
- a CDS encoding ferredoxin:protochlorophyllide reductase (ATP-dependent) subunit N, producing the protein MTVAQQPEALSFECETGNYHTFCPISCVAWLYQKIEDSFFLVIGTKTCGYFLQNAMGVMIFAEPRYAMAELEEGDISAQLSDYEELKRLCLQIKRDRNPSVIVWIGTCTTEIIKTDLEGLAPKLESEIGIPIVVARANGLDYAFTQGEDTVLAAMANRCPDKSPVAETEKSERNAIAKLLNFGKKKEDVAQDESEYVDHPPLVLFGSLPDPVVTQLTLELKKQGIKVSGWLPAKRFTELPVLEEGYYVAGVNPFLSRTATTLMRRRKCKLIGAPFPIGPDGTRAWIEKICSVFGITPKGLDEREAQIWAGLEDYVKLIRGKSVFFMGDNLLEVSQARFLIRCGMTVHEIGIPYMDKRYQAAELALLEKTCQEMNSPLPRIVEKPDNYNQLQRIYELKPDLVITGMAHANPLEARGINTKWSVEFTFAQIHGFTNARDMLELVTRPLRRNNNLKDLGWDKLVREEAKI; encoded by the coding sequence ATGACTGTCGCTCAACAACCAGAAGCTTTAAGCTTTGAATGTGAAACCGGGAATTACCATACCTTTTGCCCAATTAGCTGCGTGGCGTGGTTATACCAAAAAATTGAAGATAGCTTCTTTTTGGTGATTGGGACAAAAACTTGTGGCTACTTCCTGCAAAATGCGATGGGGGTGATGATTTTTGCTGAACCCCGCTATGCAATGGCAGAGTTGGAAGAGGGCGATATTTCGGCACAACTGAGTGATTATGAAGAGTTAAAGCGGTTGTGCTTGCAGATTAAACGCGATCGCAATCCTAGTGTAATTGTCTGGATTGGCACTTGCACCACGGAAATTATCAAAACCGATTTGGAAGGTTTAGCACCGAAGCTGGAATCTGAAATCGGGATTCCCATCGTTGTAGCGCGGGCAAATGGTCTAGATTACGCCTTCACCCAAGGAGAAGACACCGTATTAGCTGCTATGGCTAACCGTTGTCCTGATAAGTCTCCGGTGGCGGAAACAGAAAAAAGTGAACGTAATGCGATCGCAAAATTGCTCAACTTTGGTAAAAAGAAAGAAGATGTCGCCCAAGATGAATCTGAGTATGTAGATCATCCACCACTGGTTCTTTTTGGCTCCCTTCCCGACCCCGTGGTTACTCAGTTAACCTTGGAACTGAAGAAACAAGGCATCAAAGTTTCCGGCTGGCTACCCGCGAAGCGCTTCACAGAATTGCCAGTACTGGAAGAAGGGTATTATGTCGCTGGTGTCAACCCCTTCCTCAGCCGCACCGCTACCACCTTAATGCGCCGCCGCAAGTGTAAACTCATTGGCGCACCCTTCCCCATTGGCCCCGATGGTACCCGCGCTTGGATTGAGAAAATCTGCTCGGTGTTCGGTATTACTCCCAAGGGTTTGGATGAACGGGAAGCACAAATTTGGGCAGGCTTGGAAGATTACGTAAAACTGATTCGCGGTAAATCTGTATTCTTCATGGGTGATAACTTGCTGGAAGTTTCCCAAGCCAGATTCTTAATCCGTTGTGGAATGACAGTTCACGAAATCGGCATTCCCTACATGGATAAGCGCTATCAAGCTGCTGAGTTGGCATTGCTGGAGAAAACTTGCCAGGAAATGAATTCACCTCTGCCAAGGATTGTAGAGAAGCCGGATAATTACAATCAACTTCAGCGTATTTATGAGTTGAAACCAGACTTAGTAATTACTGGTATGGCTCACGCTAACCCATTGGAAGCACGGGGTATTAATACAAAGTGGTCTGTAGAGTTCACTTTTGCTCAAATTCACGGCTTTACGAATGCGCGTGACATGTTAGAGTTGGTGACTCGTCCGTTGCGTCGGAATAATAATTTGAAAGATTTGGGTTGGGATAAGTTGGTGAGAGAAGAAGCGAAGATTTAG
- a CDS encoding DUF4160 domain-containing protein yields the protein MPEICRFLGIIITMYYNDHPPPHFHVRYNKQKAIIDIETLSILEGKLTPRVLGLVIEWAAIHQSELRENWQLARENNPLEKIQPLE from the coding sequence ATGCCTGAAATTTGCCGTTTTTTAGGGATTATCATTACTATGTACTATAATGACCATCCGCCCCCTCATTTCCATGTCCGCTACAATAAGCAAAAGGCAATTATTGATATAGAAACCTTATCAATTTTAGAAGGCAAACTCACTCCTAGAGTTCTTGGTTTAGTAATTGAATGGGCAGCTATACACCAATCAGAACTTAGAGAAAACTGGCAACTGGCAAGAGAAAATAATCCCTTAGAAAAAATTCAACCATTAGAGTGA
- a CDS encoding DUF445 domain-containing protein, whose amino-acid sequence MDWSHLWLYVSPPVLGGIIGYFTNDIAIKMLFRPYKAIYIAGRRVPFTPGLIPRNQERLALNISKTIMGSLLTPQELQNLARRLLQTERVQAAILWLLRLAIEQINTEKNEKSAKIVAGILRDLLGESLPRLLKVLARREDFLEAQINQIFDQILLEFQLSEEQATRLADWLLEVVLPPDMLRQAIVDFLTDRTIQIIDEGFREKTSGTYWVVANLFGLRNTLTRLRTFCLDEKEATNNRLQELTQDLQIRDRIRKFLQNLSLQNLPMGTVRQLRKTTRESVRHYLQNSGSDFLQGLTDSVDWENIAVVLLNRLSTSPVVSTSLEVMSQELALILDKYLEKDLEIIVAQAIPILSIDQVIVDRVKSTSPADLEAAIEGIVKNELQAIVTLGGVLGFVIGLLQTVFLVLSQY is encoded by the coding sequence GTGGACTGGTCTCATCTTTGGCTTTATGTGTCTCCCCCGGTACTGGGTGGAATTATTGGCTATTTCACAAATGATATAGCCATCAAAATGTTGTTCCGTCCTTACAAAGCAATTTACATTGCTGGACGAAGAGTACCCTTCACGCCTGGCTTGATTCCCCGCAACCAGGAACGTCTAGCGCTGAACATTTCCAAGACCATTATGGGGTCACTGTTGACACCACAAGAATTGCAAAATTTGGCGCGGCGTTTGTTGCAAACAGAACGCGTGCAAGCAGCAATTCTCTGGTTGTTGCGATTGGCGATTGAACAAATCAACACAGAAAAAAACGAGAAAAGTGCCAAAATTGTCGCGGGAATTTTGCGGGATTTGCTAGGGGAATCCTTACCTCGGTTACTCAAGGTTTTAGCGCGACGTGAAGACTTTTTGGAAGCGCAAATCAATCAAATTTTTGACCAAATATTGCTGGAATTTCAACTGAGTGAAGAACAAGCGACAAGGCTTGCTGATTGGTTGTTAGAAGTAGTTTTACCACCGGATATGCTGCGCCAAGCGATAGTTGATTTTTTGACCGATCGCACCATTCAAATTATTGATGAAGGGTTCCGCGAAAAAACCAGTGGTACTTATTGGGTGGTAGCAAATTTGTTTGGCTTACGTAATACTCTTACACGGCTACGAACTTTTTGCTTAGATGAGAAAGAAGCTACCAACAATCGTTTGCAGGAATTGACTCAAGATTTACAAATACGCGATCGCATTAGGAAATTTCTGCAAAACTTATCACTACAAAACTTGCCGATGGGTACGGTGCGACAACTGCGAAAGACCACCCGCGAAAGTGTCCGCCATTATTTACAAAATAGTGGCAGCGATTTTTTACAAGGATTAACTGATTCTGTTGATTGGGAAAATATTGCTGTAGTGCTACTGAATCGTCTTAGTACTTCACCGGTTGTCAGTACTTCTTTAGAAGTGATGAGTCAAGAGTTGGCTCTAATTTTAGACAAGTATTTGGAAAAAGATTTAGAAATAATTGTGGCACAGGCAATTCCGATTTTATCGATAGATCAAGTGATAGTTGACCGGGTGAAATCAACTTCACCTGCTGATTTAGAAGCTGCTATCGAGGGAATTGTCAAAAATGAATTGCAAGCCATTGTGACTTTAGGTGGTGTTTTAGGTTTTGTTATCGGCTTATTGCAGACAGTATTTTTAGTATTAAGTCAATATTAA
- a CDS encoding SRPBCC family protein yields MSASHISDSIIAGSDMAWSQDKQKLLVQGEILVETRSHKACGGAVTAWMYLPMVRSQVWQQLTDYPRWVQYFPDITKSEISHKGEVKRLYQAAQKAFFFFTAQVEIYLSVVEVLGQQIQFRMEKGTFEDFNANLELKDCGNGTLLAYTVQATPLIPIPSIFIQQAMNFELPANMRKMRQVICKQ; encoded by the coding sequence ATGTCTGCGTCTCATATCTCAGACTCAATTATTGCAGGTTCAGATATGGCTTGGAGTCAAGATAAACAAAAGTTGCTGGTACAGGGTGAAATCTTGGTAGAAACGCGATCGCACAAGGCGTGTGGTGGCGCAGTGACAGCCTGGATGTATTTGCCGATGGTGCGATCGCAAGTTTGGCAGCAATTAACTGACTATCCCCGGTGGGTGCAATATTTTCCTGATATCACTAAAAGCGAGATATCACACAAAGGTGAAGTTAAGCGCCTATATCAAGCAGCACAAAAAGCCTTTTTCTTTTTCACAGCTCAAGTGGAAATTTACCTCAGCGTTGTAGAGGTGCTGGGGCAACAAATCCAATTCCGTATGGAAAAAGGGACTTTTGAAGATTTTAACGCCAATTTAGAACTAAAAGATTGCGGAAATGGCACGTTGCTTGCTTATACTGTGCAAGCTACACCTCTGATTCCTATTCCATCAATTTTCATTCAACAAGCAATGAACTTTGAGTTGCCTGCAAATATGCGGAAAATGCGACAAGTGATTTGTAAACAGTAG
- a CDS encoding DUF2442 domain-containing protein produces the protein MLKDIIEVIAHANYQLYLKFEDGKEGIVDVNQLIEFTGIFEPLKDLNYFKTVKLNAEWGTIHWDNGADLDPDVLYSVVTNQSISHIQKSRRI, from the coding sequence ATGCTTAAAGATATTATAGAAGTTATTGCTCACGCTAACTATCAACTCTATTTGAAGTTTGAAGATGGAAAAGAAGGTATTGTTGATGTTAACCAATTAATCGAATTTACAGGAATTTTTGAACCTTTAAAAGATTTAAACTATTTTAAAACTGTTAAACTTAACGCTGAGTGGGGAACAATTCACTGGGATAATGGCGCAGATTTAGACCCAGATGTTCTTTATTCTGTGGTTACTAACCAATCTATATCACACATACAGAAATCTCGAAGAATATGA
- the lpxD gene encoding UDP-3-O-(3-hydroxymyristoyl)glucosamine N-acyltransferase produces MKFSEIISQFGETATNHSLTSNPDFDPEIIGVAAIDEATNGTLSYVEGPKFGSFVSKTNATALILPQDEKLQELAQENGIVWISTSDPRLLFAKAITLFYQPYRPVPEIHPTAVIHSSAKVGSDVYVGPHAVIQQGVEIGDGAIIHPNVVIYPDTKIGDRTTLHANCTIHERTRIGSDCVIHSGAVIGAEGFGFVPSRTGWLKMEQSGYTVLEDGVVVGCNTAIDRPAVGETRVGRNTVIDNLVQIGHGCQIGSGCAIAGQAGMAGGVKLGNRVILAGQTGIANQVKMGDDAIASAQTGIHSDVAPGEIVSGTPAIPYKLYLKVCAVYSRLPDMYQSLKQLQRKLKNSND; encoded by the coding sequence ATGAAATTTAGCGAAATTATCAGCCAATTTGGTGAAACAGCCACCAATCATAGCCTGACTAGCAACCCAGACTTTGACCCAGAAATTATAGGGGTAGCAGCCATTGATGAAGCCACTAACGGTACTCTCAGCTACGTAGAAGGGCCAAAATTTGGGTCTTTTGTCAGTAAGACCAATGCTACAGCTTTAATTTTGCCCCAAGACGAAAAATTACAGGAGCTTGCACAAGAGAACGGTATTGTCTGGATATCGACCTCAGATCCGCGACTGTTATTTGCCAAAGCGATCACACTTTTTTACCAACCATATCGCCCCGTTCCAGAAATTCATCCCACTGCTGTAATTCACTCCAGTGCAAAAGTTGGTAGTGATGTTTACGTTGGTCCCCATGCTGTGATTCAGCAAGGCGTGGAAATTGGCGATGGTGCAATTATTCATCCCAATGTGGTGATTTATCCAGATACCAAAATCGGCGATCGCACCACCTTACACGCCAACTGTACTATTCACGAACGCACCCGCATCGGTTCAGATTGCGTGATTCACAGTGGTGCAGTCATTGGTGCAGAAGGCTTTGGTTTTGTTCCTAGCCGTACTGGTTGGTTAAAAATGGAACAATCTGGCTATACAGTCTTAGAAGATGGGGTGGTAGTTGGCTGTAACACCGCTATTGACCGCCCAGCAGTCGGAGAAACACGGGTAGGCCGCAATACAGTAATTGATAACTTAGTACAAATAGGTCATGGCTGCCAAATTGGTTCTGGCTGTGCTATTGCAGGTCAGGCTGGTATGGCGGGGGGCGTTAAACTGGGGAATCGCGTTATTTTAGCTGGACAAACCGGAATAGCCAATCAAGTGAAAATGGGAGATGATGCGATCGCATCTGCTCAAACTGGAATTCACAGCGATGTTGCACCAGGAGAAATTGTCTCAGGAACTCCAGCCATTCCTTACAAACTATATCTCAAGGTATGTGCTGTTTATAGTCGCCTACCAGATATGTATCAATCGCTAAAACAATTGCAACGTAAATTAAAAAATAGCAATGATTGA
- a CDS encoding NAD(P)/FAD-dependent oxidoreductase: MLPLRIVVIGGGAAGFFGAIACAKANPDAQVTLLEASRQPLAKVLISGGGRCNVTHACFDAEELVQNYPRGAKALRGALTRFGPQDTVAWFAASGVYLKTEADGRMFPVTNTSETIVECLIKSVATSGVKLRVGTHVTSVKRSTADEGFDILLKSGETIKCDRLLLATGSSIVGYKIVRELGHQIEPPVPSLFTFNIADQKLRELAGVSINPVQLRLSAGGKSQLQQTGPLLITHWGLSGPAVLKLSAWGARVLHESRYQAKLLINWLPLMHQEQVREKVLAVKDEWGKKAIALHRGVDLPHRLWQYIIARAGITTDDRWAEISSKTLNQLVQELTQGQYLINGKGAFKEEFVTCGGVNLKEVNFKTMESRLVPGLYFAGEILDIDGVTGGFNFQSAWTTGYLAGIAMANSQTA; encoded by the coding sequence TTGCTACCGTTACGAATCGTAGTTATAGGGGGTGGGGCTGCGGGATTTTTTGGCGCGATCGCTTGTGCTAAAGCCAATCCCGATGCCCAGGTTACTTTACTCGAAGCCAGTCGTCAACCACTGGCGAAAGTGCTAATTTCTGGTGGTGGACGCTGCAACGTCACTCACGCTTGCTTTGACGCGGAGGAGTTAGTCCAAAATTACCCCAGAGGTGCAAAAGCTTTGCGGGGTGCTTTGACTCGCTTTGGCCCTCAAGATACAGTAGCTTGGTTTGCTGCTAGTGGAGTCTATCTAAAAACTGAAGCTGATGGCCGGATGTTTCCTGTCACCAATACTTCAGAAACCATTGTGGAATGTCTGATTAAATCGGTGGCGACATCTGGGGTAAAACTCCGTGTCGGTACACACGTAACTTCCGTGAAACGAAGTACAGCAGATGAGGGGTTTGATATTCTTCTCAAGTCGGGAGAGACGATTAAATGTGATCGCCTACTTCTTGCCACCGGCAGTAGTATTGTCGGTTATAAAATTGTCCGAGAGTTAGGTCATCAAATAGAACCGCCAGTACCCTCGTTATTTACCTTCAACATTGCCGATCAAAAGTTGCGAGAGTTAGCTGGAGTTAGCATTAACCCTGTCCAATTAAGGTTATCGGCGGGCGGAAAATCCCAATTACAACAAACTGGGCCATTGCTCATTACCCACTGGGGTTTGAGTGGTCCGGCTGTTTTAAAGCTTTCTGCTTGGGGTGCGAGAGTTTTGCACGAAAGTCGCTATCAAGCCAAATTATTGATTAATTGGCTGCCCCTTATGCACCAAGAACAAGTGCGAGAAAAAGTTTTAGCAGTTAAAGATGAATGGGGAAAGAAAGCGATCGCATTGCATCGCGGCGTTGATTTACCCCATCGTCTCTGGCAATATATCATTGCCCGTGCAGGCATTACCACAGACGACCGTTGGGCAGAAATATCTAGCAAAACCTTAAATCAACTGGTGCAAGAACTTACTCAAGGACAATACTTAATCAACGGCAAAGGAGCCTTTAAAGAAGAATTTGTTACCTGTGGCGGCGTTAACCTCAAAGAAGTCAACTTCAAGACGATGGAAAGTAGGTTAGTTCCTGGCCTTTATTTTGCTGGAGAAATTTTAGATATTGATGGCGTTACCGGTGGGTTTAACTTCCAAAGTGCTTGGACAACCGGGTATTTGGCAGGGATAGCAATGGCGAATAGCCAGACAGCTTAA
- a CDS encoding TIGR02450 family Trp-rich protein: MTKKQKFPYLVGSKWTAQRKVDGWRHFQVVNRKNQAKWVYAEMVASCDPKVRFWINAKLLQDNSQWQAGWQTLKEIQEIKTEVS; the protein is encoded by the coding sequence ATGACTAAAAAACAAAAATTTCCTTACCTAGTTGGTTCTAAATGGACAGCACAGCGAAAAGTTGATGGCTGGCGGCACTTCCAAGTTGTCAATCGGAAAAATCAGGCTAAGTGGGTTTATGCCGAAATGGTTGCTTCTTGCGATCCTAAAGTCCGTTTTTGGATAAATGCCAAATTATTACAAGATAACTCCCAGTGGCAAGCTGGCTGGCAAACATTAAAGGAAATCCAGGAAATTAAAACTGAGGTGTCCTAA
- the ubiE gene encoding bifunctional demethylmenaquinone methyltransferase/2-methoxy-6-polyprenyl-1,4-benzoquinol methylase UbiE yields MTNEVQSIFNRIAPVYDQLNDWLSLGQHRIWKEMAVKWSAAKSGDTALDLCCGSGDLALRLARRVGATGYVYGVDFSCNLLETAKERSQKQYPQPALALPAVGIAWVEADVLNLPFDDNQFDAATMGYGLRNVKDIPRSLQELYRVLKPGAKAAILDFHRPSNPQLRAFQQLYLDSFVVPVANYLGLKEEYAYISPSLDRFPIGKEQIELARQVGFAVATHYPIANGMMGVLVVSKF; encoded by the coding sequence ATGACTAACGAAGTTCAATCCATTTTTAACCGTATTGCTCCAGTTTATGACCAATTGAACGATTGGTTGAGTTTGGGACAGCATAGAATTTGGAAGGAAATGGCAGTTAAATGGAGTGCGGCTAAATCGGGTGATACTGCATTAGATTTGTGCTGCGGTAGTGGCGATCTAGCTTTACGTTTGGCAAGGCGCGTGGGAGCTACAGGATATGTATATGGAGTGGACTTTTCCTGCAACCTGCTAGAAACTGCTAAAGAACGTTCCCAAAAGCAATACCCTCAACCTGCGTTGGCTTTGCCCGCCGTAGGCATCGCCTGGGTAGAAGCAGATGTACTAAATTTACCCTTTGACGACAACCAATTTGATGCCGCAACAATGGGCTATGGTTTAAGGAATGTTAAAGATATTCCTCGCAGTCTTCAAGAGTTATACCGTGTTTTGAAACCGGGTGCTAAAGCTGCAATTTTGGACTTTCATCGACCGAGTAATCCTCAGTTACGTGCCTTTCAGCAGTTGTATCTGGATAGTTTCGTGGTGCCAGTTGCCAATTATTTAGGGTTAAAAGAAGAATATGCTTACATCAGTCCCAGCTTAGACCGCTTTCCCATAGGCAAAGAGCAAATAGAGTTAGCGCGTCAAGTTGGTTTTGCTGTTGCCACACACTACCCCATTGCGAACGGTATGATGGGAGTGCTGGTAGTCAGCAAATTTTAG
- the clpB gene encoding ATP-dependent chaperone ClpB encodes MQPTNPNQFTEKAWEAIAHTPDIVKQYQQQQIESEHLMKALLEQDGLATGILTKAGVNLQKLRDRTEQFFQRQPKVSGTSSSVYLGRSLDTLLDRADVYRKEFQDEYISIEHLLLAYAKDDRFGKALFQEFGLDEGKLKDIIKQVRGSQKVTDQNPEGKYEALEKYGRDLTEAARKGQLDPVIGRDDEIRRTVQILSRRTKNNPVLIGEPGVGKTAIAEGLAQRIIAGDVPQSLKDRKLISLDMGALIAGAKFRGEFEERLKAVLKEVTESGGNIVLFIDEIHTVVGAGATQGAMDAGNLLKPMLARGELRCIGATTLDEYRKHIEKDAALERRFQQVYVDQPSVEDSISILRGLRERYENHHGVKISDSALVAAAVLSSRYISDRFLPDKAIDLVDEAAARLKMEITSKPEELDEIDRKILQLEMEKLSLQKESDAASRERLERLEKEIADLKEEQRTLNTQWQSEKDIIDKIQSVKKEIERVNLEIQQAERDYDLNRAAELKYGNLTSLHRQLEAVEAELASAQRSGKSLLREEVTEADIAEIISKWTGIPISKLVESEKEKLLHLEDELHHRVIGQEEAVTAVADAIQRSRAGLADPNRPIASFIFLGPTGVGKTELAKALAGYMFDSEDALVRIDMSEYMEKHAVSRLIGAPPGYVGYEEGGQLTEAIRRRPYSVILFDEIEKAHPDVFNIFLQILDDGRVTDAQGHKVDFKNAIIIMTSNIGSQYILDVAGDNAHYDEMRRRVMEAMRNSFRPEFLNRIDEIIIFHGLDKKELRQIVLLQVQRLRQRLADRKISLKLSDIALDFLAEVGYDPVYGARPLKRAIQRELETQIAKAILRGEFNNGDTIFVDVQNERLSFSRLPVEVFSS; translated from the coding sequence ATGCAACCTACTAATCCTAACCAATTTACAGAAAAAGCCTGGGAAGCGATCGCCCATACCCCCGATATTGTTAAACAATATCAACAACAACAAATTGAAAGCGAACACCTGATGAAGGCGTTGCTAGAACAAGATGGTCTAGCAACTGGGATTCTCACCAAAGCGGGTGTTAACCTCCAAAAACTGCGCGATCGCACCGAACAATTTTTTCAACGTCAGCCAAAAGTATCTGGTACTAGCAGTTCTGTTTACTTGGGACGCAGCTTAGATACACTTCTAGACCGGGCAGATGTGTATCGCAAAGAGTTTCAAGATGAATATATTTCAATTGAACACTTATTGCTGGCTTACGCTAAAGATGACCGCTTTGGCAAAGCTTTATTCCAAGAATTCGGTTTAGACGAAGGCAAACTAAAAGATATTATTAAACAAGTTCGGGGGAGCCAAAAAGTGACCGACCAAAATCCAGAAGGCAAATACGAAGCACTGGAAAAATATGGGCGTGATCTCACAGAAGCCGCGCGTAAAGGTCAACTCGATCCAGTGATTGGGCGGGATGATGAGATTCGCCGCACTGTCCAAATTCTGTCTCGCCGCACCAAGAATAATCCTGTGCTAATTGGTGAACCGGGTGTTGGTAAAACTGCGATCGCTGAAGGATTAGCACAGCGCATTATCGCAGGTGATGTACCCCAGTCCCTCAAAGACCGCAAGCTAATTTCTTTAGATATGGGTGCTTTGATTGCGGGGGCAAAATTCCGGGGTGAATTTGAAGAACGCCTGAAAGCAGTATTAAAAGAAGTTACTGAATCTGGCGGCAATATTGTTTTATTTATTGATGAAATTCACACCGTTGTCGGCGCTGGTGCAACCCAAGGTGCGATGGATGCGGGTAACTTGTTAAAACCAATGTTGGCGCGGGGCGAATTGCGCTGTATTGGGGCGACAACTCTGGATGAATACCGCAAACATATCGAAAAGGATGCCGCACTAGAAAGACGCTTCCAGCAAGTTTATGTCGATCAACCTAGTGTAGAAGATAGTATTTCGATTTTGCGTGGGTTGAGAGAACGTTATGAAAACCACCACGGGGTAAAGATTTCTGATAGTGCTTTAGTCGCCGCCGCCGTATTGTCGAGTCGATATATTAGCGATCGCTTCCTCCCTGATAAAGCCATTGACTTGGTAGATGAAGCCGCCGCCAGATTAAAAATGGAGATTACCTCCAAACCAGAAGAACTCGACGAAATCGATCGCAAGATTCTGCAATTGGAAATGGAGAAGCTATCGCTACAAAAAGAAAGCGATGCCGCTTCTCGTGAACGTCTAGAAAGACTAGAAAAAGAAATTGCCGATCTCAAAGAAGAACAAAGAACCCTAAATACTCAATGGCAATCTGAAAAAGATATCATTGACAAAATTCAGTCCGTTAAAAAAGAGATTGAACGGGTCAATTTAGAGATTCAGCAAGCAGAACGCGATTACGACCTTAACCGCGCTGCGGAGTTGAAATACGGTAATTTAACTAGTTTGCATCGTCAGTTGGAAGCAGTAGAAGCTGAATTGGCAAGTGCCCAAAGAAGTGGAAAATCACTATTACGGGAAGAAGTCACAGAAGCTGATATTGCCGAAATTATTTCTAAATGGACAGGAATTCCCATCAGCAAGCTGGTGGAATCTGAGAAAGAGAAACTACTGCATTTAGAAGATGAACTACACCACCGCGTGATTGGACAAGAAGAAGCAGTCACAGCCGTAGCGGATGCAATTCAGCGATCGCGCGCTGGACTGGCTGATCCCAATCGTCCTATCGCTAGCTTTATTTTCCTTGGGCCTACGGGTGTCGGTAAAACCGAGTTGGCGAAAGCGCTGGCGGGCTATATGTTCGATAGCGAAGATGCGCTGGTGCGAATCGATATGTCGGAATATATGGAGAAACATGCCGTCTCCCGCTTAATCGGTGCGCCTCCAGGATATGTGGGTTACGAAGAAGGTGGACAACTAACAGAAGCGATTCGCCGCCGTCCTTACTCAGTGATTCTCTTTGACGAAATCGAGAAAGCACACCCTGATGTTTTTAATATCTTCTTGCAAATTCTCGATGATGGTCGCGTCACTGATGCCCAAGGTCATAAGGTGGACTTCAAGAACGCTATTATCATTATGACTAGCAACATCGGTTCGCAATACATTCTTGATGTCGCTGGGGATAACGCCCACTACGACGAAATGCGCCGTCGAGTCATGGAAGCGATGCGGAATAGCTTCCGTCCAGAATTCCTCAACCGGATTGACGAAATCATCATCTTCCACGGTTTAGATAAGAAGGAATTGCGGCAAATTGTGCTGTTACAAGTACAAAGATTGCGGCAAAGATTGGCCGATCGCAAAATATCCCTCAAACTCTCGGATATTGCACTTGACTTTTTAGCAGAAGTAGGGTATGACCCAGTGTATGGGGCGCGTCCACTGAAGCGGGCGATTCAGCGAGAGTTAGAAACTCAAATTGCCAAAGCTATTTTGCGCGGTGAATTCAACAACGGCGACACCATCTTTGTAGATGTGCAAAATGAGCGTCTTTCTTTTAGTCGCTTACCCGTTGAGGTGTTTAGCAGCTAA
- the rd gene encoding rubredoxin — MTKYICTVCGYEYDPEFGDPDSDIAPGTAFEDIPDDWVCPTCGATKDQFEVVE; from the coding sequence ATGACAAAGTATATATGTACCGTTTGCGGCTATGAATATGACCCAGAATTCGGCGATCCAGATAGCGATATAGCGCCGGGAACAGCTTTTGAAGATATACCAGATGATTGGGTATGCCCGACTTGTGGTGCCACAAAAGATCAATTTGAAGTAGTTGAATAG
- a CDS encoding putative toxin-antitoxin system toxin component, PIN family, with amino-acid sequence MNHKIIVIDTNVLLSAALSPNGTSRKALDKVYKEFTIAQSDETYQELNTRIYKRKFDKYISDKDRQDFLEIVKKYSQFIEVKSQINTCRDPDDNKFLAQIPQVRS; translated from the coding sequence ATGAATCATAAAATAATTGTCATTGATACAAATGTTTTACTTAGTGCGGCTCTAAGTCCTAATGGGACATCCCGTAAAGCCTTAGATAAAGTATATAAAGAATTTACAATTGCTCAAAGCGATGAAACTTATCAAGAATTAAACACACGAATTTACAAACGTAAGTTCGATAAATATATCTCAGATAAAGACCGACAAGATTTTTTGGAAATAGTTAAAAAGTACAGTCAATTTATAGAAGTAAAATCTCAAATAAACACCTGTAGAGATCCAGATGACAACAAATTTTTAGCCCAGATTCCGCAGGTGCGCTCGTAA